A genomic segment from Bacillota bacterium encodes:
- the lysX gene encoding lysine biosynthesis protein LysX, translating to MKVAVLLSRVRLDEKLLFEALEKRGQPFDRIDDRRVVFDFGREGWDYDVILIRSISQSRSLCAAKILNGAGVHTVNSYGVIANCADKLVTTSLLTQAGIPCPETRIAFSPEAALGAIEAMGYPVVLKPVTGSWGRLLARVNDRDAAEALLEHKDVLGSYQHSVYYIQEHVQKPGRDIRVVVVGGAPIAAMYRYSEHWVTNAARGGEGVNCPVTGEVGDLAAAAAGAVGGGVVAVDLLESPRGILVNEVNGTMEFKTCSDASGVDIAGHLVDYALKIAA from the coding sequence ATGAAGGTTGCGGTGCTTCTTTCGCGGGTGCGCCTGGATGAGAAGCTCCTGTTTGAGGCGCTGGAGAAGCGCGGGCAGCCCTTCGACAGGATCGACGACCGGCGGGTCGTGTTCGATTTTGGGCGCGAGGGCTGGGATTACGATGTTATCCTGATCCGTTCCATCAGCCAGTCCAGGTCCCTCTGCGCCGCGAAGATCCTCAACGGGGCCGGCGTGCATACGGTGAACTCGTACGGGGTGATCGCGAACTGCGCCGACAAGCTCGTCACGACGAGCCTGCTCACGCAGGCGGGGATACCGTGCCCCGAGACGCGCATAGCATTCTCCCCCGAGGCTGCCCTCGGGGCCATCGAGGCCATGGGCTATCCCGTGGTGCTCAAGCCCGTCACCGGTTCCTGGGGCCGGCTGCTCGCAAGGGTCAACGACAGGGACGCCGCCGAGGCGCTGCTCGAACACAAGGACGTGCTGGGGTCGTACCAGCACTCGGTCTACTATATCCAGGAACACGTACAGAAGCCCGGCCGCGATATCCGCGTGGTCGTGGTGGGGGGCGCGCCGATAGCGGCCATGTACAGGTACTCCGAACACTGGGTCACGAACGCGGCGCGGGGCGGGGAGGGCGTCAATTGCCCCGTCACGGGCGAGGTCGGCGATCTGGCCGCCGCTGCCGCAGGCGCAGTAGGTGGAGGCGTGGTAGCGGTGGACCTGCTCGAAAGCCCGAGGGGGATTCTCGTGAACGAGGTCAACGGCACCATGGAGTTCAAGACGTGCAGTGATGCATCGGGCGTGGATATCGCCGGTCACCTGGTCGACTATGCCCTCAAGATAGCCGCGTGA
- a CDS encoding lysine biosynthesis protein LysW, translating to MVVCPECDGTWNSGEVVKGEIITCPDCGVELEVLNVEPLQIAPAPEEEEDWGE from the coding sequence ATGGTAGTCTGTCCGGAGTGCGACGGAACGTGGAACAGCGGTGAGGTTGTGAAGGGCGAGATCATCACCTGCCCTGACTGCGGCGTCGAGCTCGAGGTCCTAAACGTTGAACCGCTGCAGATCGCGCCCGCCCCGGAAGAGGAAGAAGACTGGGGCGAGTAA
- the pheA gene encoding prephenate dehydratase, which produces MSFRSDNGGNPNGVCRSVAYQGEPGAFSEVAAGRLEPEARPVPCRTLHELFTMVQSSAVEAGVVPVENSLAGSIAETYDLLISHDLFVTGETTLPVEHCLLALPGTELTQIQEVLSHPQALAQCNDYLVQLGVECVPYYDTAGAAKHVKRSGLLHAAAIASQWAAEVYGLQVLVRGIQSNRDNYTRFYRIERMERPGGRRNRTVFAVGLPHCPGSLVTALSSFSNQGVNLTKIESRPVRAKPWQYIFYLEYEGHVEDPGMQSALEDLRARVAMLRILGSFPVEE; this is translated from the coding sequence TTGTCTTTCAGATCAGACAATGGGGGGAATCCAAATGGGGTTTGCAGATCTGTAGCGTACCAGGGCGAACCGGGGGCTTTTAGCGAGGTCGCCGCGGGAAGACTGGAGCCCGAGGCGCGACCGGTACCGTGCAGGACACTTCATGAGCTCTTCACCATGGTACAATCGAGTGCCGTGGAAGCGGGGGTCGTGCCCGTGGAGAACTCGCTCGCTGGAAGCATCGCGGAAACCTATGACTTGCTGATCTCCCACGACCTTTTCGTGACCGGAGAAACCACATTGCCGGTTGAGCACTGCCTCCTGGCGCTTCCCGGTACCGAACTCACCCAGATCCAGGAGGTGCTCTCCCATCCACAGGCTCTGGCTCAGTGCAACGATTACCTCGTGCAGCTCGGTGTCGAATGCGTTCCCTATTACGACACCGCCGGAGCCGCGAAACATGTGAAGCGTTCGGGCCTCCTTCACGCGGCAGCCATAGCCTCACAATGGGCCGCGGAGGTATACGGCCTGCAAGTGCTGGTACGGGGGATCCAATCCAACCGCGACAACTATACCAGGTTCTACCGGATAGAACGAATGGAGCGACCGGGAGGAAGGCGCAACAGGACTGTGTTCGCCGTCGGCCTCCCGCATTGCCCCGGCTCACTCGTTACTGCGCTTTCGTCGTTCTCCAATCAAGGTGTCAACCTGACAAAGATCGAGTCCAGGCCCGTAAGAGCCAAGCCGTGGCAGTACATCTTCTACCTTGAGTACGAGGGCCACGTTGAAGACCCCGGCATGCAATCAGCCCTTGAAGACCTGAGAGCCAGGGTGGCCATGTTACGAATTCTCGGATCCTTTCCCGTGGAGGAATGA
- the aroH gene encoding chorismate mutase: MRGVRGAISVQANENHMILESTGQMISAALELNHIQPEDIAAIMFAVTPDLDKAFPAAAARGMGLTGVPLLDFVSPDVEAGMRRVIRMLLLWNTDKNQDEVRHVYLGEAQRLRSDLASPG, encoded by the coding sequence ATGCGAGGAGTCCGCGGCGCGATCAGCGTCCAGGCGAACGAAAACCACATGATCCTTGAGTCGACCGGTCAAATGATTTCGGCGGCGCTGGAACTCAACCACATCCAGCCCGAGGACATCGCGGCCATTATGTTCGCCGTCACACCCGACCTTGACAAGGCGTTTCCCGCAGCAGCCGCCAGAGGTATGGGACTCACCGGCGTCCCGTTGCTGGATTTCGTCTCACCCGACGTTGAGGCCGGAATGCGGAGGGTCATCCGGATGCTGCTGCTCTGGAACACGGACAAGAACCAGGACGAGGTACGGCACGTGTACCTCGGGGAGGCGCAGAGACTGCGCTCGGACCTGGCATCACCCGGATAA
- the aroF gene encoding 3-deoxy-7-phosphoheptulonate synthase, whose product MTIVMKSVATPEEVEKVRQHLKEAGLDVYTSQGEERTILGTTGDVCGIAPESIEALPGVERAIRILEPYKLASRKLKPTSTTVDLGSVRIGGREVVLIAGPCSVEGMEMLRATARAALGAGASILRGGAFKPRSSPYSFQGLGREGLQMLATVKGETGLPVVTEVMSPEQVEMVAGYADMLQIGARNMQNFNLLQEVGQSKKPVMLKRGMMSSIDEWLQAAEYILARGNMQVVLCERGIRTFETHTRNTLDISAVPAVKRLSHLPVIVDPSHGTGKRELVIPMAMAAIAAGADGVMVEAHPEPDKALSDGAQSLNLGELNELAQQVSSVAAALNRSLHRPIPAGPQVRPQGAAAP is encoded by the coding sequence TTGACAATTGTGATGAAAAGCGTGGCTACCCCCGAGGAAGTGGAGAAGGTCAGGCAACACCTGAAGGAGGCCGGGCTAGACGTGTACACATCCCAGGGAGAGGAACGCACGATTCTGGGGACCACGGGGGACGTCTGCGGGATTGCTCCGGAGTCGATCGAGGCGCTGCCCGGCGTCGAGCGAGCCATAAGGATACTGGAACCATACAAACTGGCGAGCCGAAAACTGAAACCCACCTCCACCACGGTTGATTTGGGCAGCGTGAGGATCGGCGGCCGGGAGGTCGTCCTGATAGCCGGACCCTGCTCCGTCGAGGGAATGGAGATGCTGAGAGCAACCGCCAGGGCGGCTCTGGGGGCCGGCGCCTCGATCCTGAGAGGAGGAGCATTCAAGCCCAGGAGCTCCCCTTACAGCTTTCAGGGTCTCGGGCGCGAGGGCCTTCAGATGCTCGCCACGGTCAAGGGCGAGACCGGCCTGCCGGTCGTGACCGAGGTCATGTCCCCCGAACAGGTGGAGATGGTTGCCGGCTACGCCGACATGCTGCAGATCGGCGCGCGTAACATGCAGAACTTCAACCTGCTCCAAGAAGTCGGACAGAGCAAGAAGCCTGTAATGCTCAAGAGGGGCATGATGTCTTCCATAGACGAGTGGCTGCAGGCGGCCGAGTACATCCTCGCCCGTGGCAATATGCAAGTTGTGCTGTGCGAGAGAGGCATCAGAACCTTCGAAACCCATACTCGCAACACGCTCGACATCAGCGCGGTGCCCGCAGTCAAGCGACTAAGCCATCTGCCCGTGATCGTCGACCCGAGCCACGGCACGGGTAAGCGCGAACTGGTGATACCCATGGCAATGGCCGCGATAGCGGCCGGGGCCGATGGAGTCATGGTCGAGGCGCATCCGGAACCCGACAAGGCTCTTTCGGACGGCGCACAATCACTCAACCTGGGCGAGTTGAATGAACTCGCCCAGCAAGTCAGCAGCGTTGCCGCCGCGCTGAACCGGTCCCTGCACCGCCCAATCCCGGCCGGACCCCAAGTCCGGCCACAGGGAGCCGCGGCGCCATGA
- a CDS encoding shikimate dehydrogenase, translating into MSSHGKAGPLPELGVIGWPLQLTFSPPMQIAALRKAALDWRYEAMPVSPEELTGFISNAAATMRGFNVTIPHKSAVRIACSVVDDLASRCDAVNTVVCVRSQGRNRLEGHNTDGPGLLKALSLRTGFEPSGSSVLVLGAGGAAAGAAAALARCGSSTITIANRTEPRAAILVDKMRAMFPKTTWLCAALNEEAPCRPEACCARHHIDLVINCMPEEPSARLGRLLEAVCTNGPAFCDMSYSYGPTALLDVASDIGYRVVPGLEMLLWQGVYAFEIFTRRPAVVDAMRDALTAVAGEWWLKC; encoded by the coding sequence ATGAGCAGTCACGGTAAGGCCGGGCCCCTCCCCGAACTGGGCGTCATAGGATGGCCGTTACAGTTGACCTTTTCGCCACCCATGCAGATCGCCGCCCTGCGGAAGGCCGCACTGGACTGGCGTTATGAGGCCATGCCGGTTTCCCCCGAAGAATTGACGGGGTTTATTTCAAACGCAGCAGCCACCATGCGGGGGTTCAATGTAACCATCCCACACAAAAGTGCGGTCCGGATAGCCTGTTCAGTGGTAGACGACCTGGCCAGCCGGTGCGATGCGGTGAATACCGTGGTGTGTGTCCGCTCCCAGGGGCGCAACCGGCTTGAAGGGCACAACACGGATGGGCCCGGGCTGCTGAAGGCCCTGAGCCTGAGAACCGGGTTCGAACCATCAGGTAGCAGCGTGCTGGTCCTGGGTGCAGGCGGCGCTGCGGCCGGGGCTGCGGCGGCCCTGGCCAGGTGCGGCTCCTCGACGATAACCATTGCCAACAGGACAGAGCCGCGCGCCGCCATTCTCGTTGACAAAATGCGGGCGATGTTCCCCAAAACGACATGGTTGTGCGCGGCGCTCAACGAGGAGGCGCCCTGTCGGCCGGAGGCATGTTGCGCCCGCCATCATATCGACCTGGTGATCAATTGCATGCCAGAAGAACCTTCGGCGCGCCTCGGGAGACTGCTGGAAGCGGTATGCACGAACGGTCCGGCATTCTGCGACATGAGTTATTCGTACGGGCCGACCGCACTACTTGACGTCGCGAGCGATATCGGGTACAGGGTGGTCCCCGGGCTCGAGATGCTGCTGTGGCAGGGGGTTTACGCATTTGAGATCTTCACCCGGAGACCTGCCGTAGTCGATGCAATGAGGGATGCACTGACCGCAGTCGCGGGAGAGTGGTGGTTAAAATGTTGA
- the aroC gene encoding chorismate synthase, with amino-acid sequence MLRYLTAGESHGPGLTAILEGMPAGIDVFVDELREQLNRRRQCYGRGQRAVIENDEVMITGGIHKGKTTGAPVSVFIPNKDHANWAGRDCPITTPRPGHADLAGALKYGFLDCRPVAERASARETAARVACGYFARKLLARSGIEIVSWVTSIGSVDASLPPAQARMADASVVLDLARSAQSSPVRCPDPQASARMTLAIDQAREAGDSLGGIFEAVALNVPPALGSHVHWDRRLDGRLGAAIMSIGSVKAVEIGEGFALTQLRGSATHDHIVRDPESGAEGAVQNAFLPHYLRRSSNRAGGIEGGVTNGEPVFVRAAVKPVPTLQEPLPSVDLQTGQCRPAHRERSDVCIVGSAAVVAEAMIALVIADAWLERFGADVVDDDSIVRWARPGAGSP; translated from the coding sequence ATGTTGAGGTATCTCACTGCAGGGGAGTCTCACGGACCGGGTCTTACAGCGATTCTCGAAGGAATGCCGGCGGGGATAGACGTGTTCGTCGACGAGCTTCGCGAACAGCTGAACAGAAGGCGACAGTGCTACGGCCGGGGGCAGAGAGCTGTAATCGAAAACGACGAGGTCATGATCACCGGTGGTATCCATAAGGGAAAGACCACCGGCGCCCCCGTATCGGTGTTCATCCCCAACAAGGACCACGCGAACTGGGCCGGCAGAGATTGTCCCATCACCACCCCGCGCCCGGGGCACGCGGATCTTGCCGGCGCACTCAAGTACGGCTTCCTTGACTGTCGACCGGTGGCCGAACGAGCCAGTGCACGAGAAACGGCAGCCAGAGTAGCCTGCGGCTACTTCGCCAGGAAGCTCCTCGCCCGGTCCGGGATCGAAATCGTTAGCTGGGTCACGTCAATCGGCAGTGTGGACGCCAGCCTGCCGCCGGCCCAAGCGCGAATGGCGGATGCCTCCGTCGTCCTGGATCTGGCCAGGTCTGCGCAGTCATCGCCGGTAAGGTGCCCCGATCCGCAGGCGTCGGCTCGCATGACCCTGGCCATCGATCAGGCTCGCGAAGCCGGTGATTCCCTGGGGGGCATTTTCGAGGCTGTCGCTCTCAATGTGCCCCCCGCCCTGGGAAGCCACGTCCACTGGGACAGGCGGTTGGATGGCAGGCTCGGCGCGGCTATCATGAGCATAGGCAGCGTGAAAGCAGTGGAGATCGGTGAGGGGTTCGCCCTGACGCAGTTAAGAGGAAGCGCGACTCACGACCACATAGTCAGGGATCCGGAGTCCGGCGCGGAAGGCGCCGTGCAGAACGCGTTCCTGCCCCACTACCTCCGCAGGAGCTCGAACAGGGCGGGAGGCATCGAAGGCGGCGTGACCAACGGGGAGCCGGTGTTCGTGAGGGCCGCCGTCAAACCCGTGCCGACACTGCAGGAGCCCCTGCCATCGGTAGATCTTCAAACCGGCCAATGCCGCCCGGCTCACAGAGAGAGGTCGGACGTATGCATCGTGGGCTCCGCTGCGGTGGTTGCCGAAGCCATGATCGCCCTGGTCATCGCCGATGCGTGGCTTGAGAGGTTCGGAGCGGATGTGGTCGATGACGACAGCATTGTCAGGTGGGCTCGTCCGGGGGCTGGTTCGCCATGA
- the aroB gene encoding 3-dehydroquinate synthase — translation MMNILLAGFMGTGKSTVGRALAKRLNMRFVDTDILIEQTAGMTIPEVFSRMGEPAFREMEARLVAAATELKGAVIAVGGGAIQNPETRALVKQRCVVALLTARPQTILARVETRGERPMLTGYPEPEQKLARVLDLLQQRMPAYLDAGDMVIDTERGIDLVVDEIISNLPKERLLPVDRPLPVERPANAFATARSVAVTTPGGQYVVHIGSGVIAGLSRLIKDSCADLQRVLVVSNPMVSQLWLTDLTDELEGAGYQVETALVADGETHKNLQSATGLYDLLNEKGYDRSTVIVALGGGVVGDLAGFVAATYMRGVRLVQIPTTLLAQVDSSIGGKVAVNYGHRKNLIGAFYQPVLVVSDVDTLQTLPDGVFSEGMAEVIKTAIIGGEPLFSLLERNAAGIVARNPATLQEVVAACAEIKAGVVSEDERDEDGRMILNLGHTFGHAVESACAYQGVSHGQAVAVGVCLSAKLSHSLGFAAPGLLSRISGLMHRFNLPTSPGDLAVDLTPDLICSHAKFDKKRHLGRLRFVVPVAVGEVRLVEGISERVITELLHAPDCTARSHEAP, via the coding sequence ATGATGAACATCCTCCTGGCTGGATTCATGGGAACCGGCAAGAGTACAGTGGGGCGAGCGCTGGCAAAGCGACTCAACATGCGCTTCGTGGACACGGACATCCTGATCGAACAGACCGCCGGGATGACGATACCCGAGGTATTCTCCCGCATGGGCGAACCGGCCTTCCGCGAAATGGAGGCCCGGCTCGTGGCGGCCGCTACCGAGTTGAAGGGCGCGGTGATAGCCGTCGGGGGCGGCGCGATCCAGAATCCCGAAACGAGGGCGCTTGTGAAGCAACGTTGTGTCGTGGCTCTCCTCACGGCCCGTCCCCAGACAATACTGGCACGGGTCGAGACCAGGGGTGAGCGCCCGATGCTGACGGGATATCCGGAACCCGAGCAAAAGCTTGCCAGGGTGCTCGACCTGTTACAGCAAAGGATGCCGGCCTATCTTGACGCCGGAGACATGGTTATCGACACCGAACGCGGCATTGACCTCGTGGTGGATGAAATCATTTCGAATCTGCCGAAAGAACGGCTATTGCCGGTCGATCGCCCCTTGCCAGTCGAGCGACCGGCGAATGCCTTCGCGACCGCACGTAGTGTCGCGGTAACCACTCCAGGTGGGCAATACGTAGTCCATATCGGCAGTGGGGTCATCGCAGGCCTCTCCCGCCTGATCAAGGATTCATGCGCGGACCTCCAGCGAGTACTCGTTGTGTCAAACCCGATGGTCTCCCAGCTATGGCTCACTGACCTCACGGATGAACTGGAGGGTGCCGGATACCAGGTGGAGACGGCCCTGGTCGCAGATGGCGAGACTCACAAGAACCTGCAGTCCGCGACGGGCTTATACGACCTGCTCAACGAAAAGGGGTATGACCGCAGCACAGTGATCGTGGCACTGGGAGGCGGGGTGGTTGGAGACCTCGCCGGCTTCGTTGCGGCCACATACATGAGAGGAGTTCGCCTCGTACAAATCCCCACTACGCTTCTCGCCCAGGTTGACTCGAGTATCGGTGGCAAGGTTGCGGTGAACTACGGGCATCGCAAGAACCTCATCGGCGCCTTCTACCAGCCGGTACTGGTGGTTTCCGATGTTGACACCCTGCAGACGCTGCCCGACGGAGTGTTCTCGGAAGGAATGGCGGAGGTCATTAAGACCGCTATAATCGGGGGTGAACCGCTATTCAGCCTCCTGGAACGTAATGCTGCAGGCATCGTGGCCAGAAACCCGGCTACGCTGCAGGAGGTGGTTGCAGCCTGCGCCGAGATCAAGGCCGGGGTGGTATCGGAAGACGAGCGTGACGAGGACGGGCGGATGATTCTCAACCTGGGTCACACCTTCGGCCATGCCGTTGAATCAGCCTGCGCATACCAGGGGGTATCACACGGACAGGCGGTGGCCGTAGGCGTCTGCCTGTCCGCGAAGCTATCTCACTCGCTTGGTTTCGCCGCGCCCGGCCTCCTGTCCCGGATTTCGGGCTTGATGCACCGCTTCAACCTCCCGACGAGTCCCGGTGATCTTGCGGTAGATCTCACGCCGGATCTGATATGCTCACATGCGAAATTCGACAAAAAGCGCCACCTGGGCAGACTACGTTTTGTAGTGCCGGTGGCCGTTGGTGAAGTGCGATTGGTGGAGGGTATTTCCGAGAGGGTAATCACGGAGCTGTTACACGCACCCGATTGTACGGCCCGGTCTCACGAGGCTCCATAA
- a CDS encoding prephenate dehydrogenase, with protein MSQRSNTASQVTDTAMQTMVVGIVGLGLIGGSIGLALRSNRPWRVIGYDLIEGVAARAVLVGACHEEAGSLRNLARRSDVVVVAVPSSAIPEVALLAAESMKPGSVVTDVGSVKLPVQERIIANLPPGVQYVGGHPMAGSERSGLEAASADLFRGAVWAITDSGTNLAGVERVGAIVEATGARPLVVDALEHDKTVSFTSHLPYLVALATALCSRQGATDLPLINVLTARGFRDTTRLARSDPSMAVDYCVLNNQSLLAAISSFEEHLATIKTALRAGNRVALVDAARRAREYLQEAPAPGGI; from the coding sequence ATGAGCCAGCGTTCGAACACAGCCTCGCAGGTTACGGATACGGCCATGCAGACGATGGTGGTCGGGATTGTGGGCTTAGGGCTGATCGGCGGCTCTATCGGTCTGGCGCTTCGCTCCAATCGCCCGTGGCGCGTGATCGGCTACGACCTCATCGAGGGAGTCGCCGCACGAGCGGTTCTTGTGGGCGCCTGCCACGAGGAAGCCGGCTCCCTGCGGAACCTCGCCCGCAGGAGTGATGTAGTGGTGGTCGCCGTTCCCAGCAGCGCCATACCGGAAGTAGCGTTGCTCGCGGCGGAATCCATGAAGCCGGGCAGCGTGGTGACGGACGTGGGCAGTGTAAAGCTCCCCGTTCAGGAGCGAATAATCGCCAACCTGCCGCCCGGCGTGCAATACGTGGGCGGTCACCCGATGGCCGGGTCGGAGAGATCTGGACTCGAAGCCGCGTCGGCGGACCTGTTCAGGGGCGCAGTCTGGGCCATTACGGACTCCGGCACAAACCTCGCGGGTGTTGAAAGGGTCGGGGCCATCGTTGAGGCCACCGGGGCGAGGCCGCTTGTGGTGGACGCGCTGGAACACGACAAAACAGTATCTTTCACCAGCCACCTGCCTTACCTGGTGGCTCTCGCCACAGCCCTCTGCTCGCGCCAGGGAGCCACGGATCTGCCACTGATCAACGTACTTACAGCGCGAGGCTTCAGGGATACCACCCGGCTCGCGCGCTCGGATCCGTCGATGGCCGTCGACTATTGCGTCCTCAACAACCAATCTCTGCTGGCTGCAATTAGCAGTTTCGAAGAGCATCTCGCTACCATCAAGACAGCACTTCGGGCAGGAAATCGTGTTGCCCTGGTAGACGCGGCAAGACGAGCCCGGGAGTACCTTCAAGAAGCGCCGGCCCCGGGGGGTATTTGA